The genomic window TCAAGCTGCAGGAATCAAAAATGCAAAAATCACATTCGCCCTTCATAGCTGGTATGTAGAAGAATGGCTGGCAGAACAAGGAGCTCCCTTAGTTAATAATGATAATGGCCGAAAAGGCAGAGCAACGGAAGTTCTTCTCGAAAGCAAAGCTGTTAAGAAAATCTTTAACTGGTTCAAAGATACGAATGACAAAGGGCTCTATTCCTACACTGGTAAACTAGAAGACTGGAATGGTTCAGAAGCTATCTTTGAAGAAGGTAAGGCGATGTTTTTTATCACATCAACAGCAGATGTAGGGAATGTAGAGACTAACGTATCTGGTAAGTTTGAAATGGGTACTGGTTTATATCCCATCCCTTCTGGAACCAAAAGAAATGGGACCGTTATTGGAGGAGCTAGTGTCTGGATCACTAAAGGACATTCTGATGAAGAATTGGAGGCCTCCCGTGACTTCGTTCTCTTTATGACAAACACCGATAATATGATCAGCTGGCATAAATTAACAGGTTACTATCCTGTGCGCACAAGCTCTGTTAACAAACTAAAAGAAGAAGGCTGGTTTGAAACCGAACCTTTAAGAACGATAGCTTTTAAGCAATTACTTGAAACCATTCCTAACAGTTACACTGCCGGTGCTTTAATGGGCTCCTTCATGGATACTAGAACCATAGTGGAAGAAGCCTTACAAAAGGTTATCTCCGGTAAAAGTGTTGAGGAATCACTTAAGGAAGCAAAAGTTTTGGCGGATACAAAACTTAAAGAATATAACGATTCTCTTTAATAATCTCCTAAGCCTGTTCCTTAGGACAAAGGGAACAGGCTTTTATTCAATGATGAAACAACTATGAAAAAGAACCCCCTATTTAAGAGCAAAAAGACCATTATCATTGGTCTAGTCCCTACTATCATCATATTGATAGTGTTCCTGTACATACCTGTATTTCAGGGTATCTCATTGAGTTTTCACAGAGCGAACTTACTACTGGGTACTCGTAAATTCATAGGTTGGGATAATTATCTGAACCTTTGGCGACCACCTCTATCGCCCGCTTATTTTCAAGCCCTATTCCAGACTATCCTGTTATCTGTATTTATTATATTTCCCGGGATAGCCCTGTCCTATATCTTAGCCCTTCTTGCTCATCAACCCATAAAAGGGGCCAGGCTCTATAGGATACTTCTCATTTGGCCCTTTGCCCTGTCACCAGCTGTGGCAGGAACCATTATGTCCTTTATTTTTAATCCTGAAGTTGGGATTGTTAATCAAATACTCGAACCAGTGTTCCACATCAAACCCAGGTGGCTTGATACGCC from Spirochaeta cellobiosiphila DSM 17781 includes these protein-coding regions:
- a CDS encoding ABC transporter substrate-binding protein, with the translated sequence MKSLASVLKTASLILITALTLMGCQKKQTPQTVSKSSDGPVEIEFWHAFSDAPRSDWIQERADEWNAQHKDYKVVPARKGSYRETLQAAVLAARQGDAPHIVQLFEVGSQLAKDSGIFEPVGNIGQFDTSDYIAPVLNYYTLDGTVNSIPFNSSSPILYYNKDMMKQAGLDPSNPPTTLEELTAACEKAQAAGIKNAKITFALHSWYVEEWLAEQGAPLVNNDNGRKGRATEVLLESKAVKKIFNWFKDTNDKGLYSYTGKLEDWNGSEAIFEEGKAMFFITSTADVGNVETNVSGKFEMGTGLYPIPSGTKRNGTVIGGASVWITKGHSDEELEASRDFVLFMTNTDNMISWHKLTGYYPVRTSSVNKLKEEGWFETEPLRTIAFKQLLETIPNSYTAGALMGSFMDTRTIVEEALQKVISGKSVEESLKEAKVLADTKLKEYNDSL
- a CDS encoding carbohydrate ABC transporter permease, whose amino-acid sequence is MKKNPLFKSKKTIIIGLVPTIIILIVFLYIPVFQGISLSFHRANLLLGTRKFIGWDNYLNLWRPPLSPAYFQALFQTILLSVFIIFPGIALSYILALLAHQPIKGARLYRILLIWPFALSPAVAGTIMSFIFNPEVGIVNQILEPVFHIKPRWLDTPILTFFLVVGASIWKNLGYNIVFYLAAFRNVPKELMEAAEIDGAGWLRRNVFIRFPLVGPITFFLIFTNLSYSFFEIFGLVDILTKGGPIGSGVFDNTGVTTNLIYKIFQDGFGGSSNIGFAASQGVILLIIIAGLTFLQFRLGSAKVYYGGE